A region from the Cryomorphaceae bacterium genome encodes:
- a CDS encoding TonB-dependent receptor, producing the protein MRGKLLLLFAYLTMLSAHAQDETYTISGYVSDAASGEYLLGANVYIKETQRGTTTNTNGFYSLKTPSGDFTLVVSYLGYTNYEQKLAFEEERRLRINVALETVTLDEVVITGDLDRNTSSVQMSEIELEVQQIKQIPAFLGEVDVLKTIQLLPGVQSAGEGNTGFYVRGGGPDQNLILLDDAVVYNASHLFGFFSVFNADAIKNVNLIKGGMPAEYGGRLASVLDITMNEGNNQTFGGEGGIGLIASRLTLEGPVQKGKSSFLVSGRRTYIDVLAQPFIPKESAFNGSGYYFYDLNAKINYRFSDKDQLSFSGYFGRDVFTFNSNAADVLFNINWGNGTAAARWTHLFKDNLFMKTVLTHTRYDFNFGGEQGDFNINLFSSIRDYTFKNHFTWYPDIRHKVKFGVEYTFHHFTPNNATATQGATIFDLGEEQRFYAHEAAIFVQDEWDITDDLAINAGLRVSGFQHTGPFTRYIVNELGQNVDTISYGRGANIRTYGGLEPRISVRYKLNGKSSVKAAFTQNYQYVHLVSISPVSLPTDVWLPTTSIVEPQFGRQYNIGYFRNFAANKYEASVEVYYKTMDNLVEYKEGVTPDQGVGNNEDNLLTFGDGRSYGIEFFFKKRFGKTNGWVGYTLSNTDRVFEDINNGERFPARFDRRHDLSLVVLHEFNKRWNMGLTFVYATGNAITLPVGRYFLENQIVSIYGPRNDVRMASFHRLDLSATYNFKKDKTYTDPETGEEKQRPKRIQSSLTLAIYNVYSRLNPYFYYFDSSGTFSDGTFGLNAKQVSLFPILPSLTWNFKF; encoded by the coding sequence ATAAGAGGTAAGCTGCTGCTTTTATTTGCGTACCTGACCATGCTCAGTGCCCATGCCCAGGACGAAACTTACACCATTAGCGGGTATGTAAGCGACGCTGCTTCGGGCGAATACCTCCTTGGGGCCAATGTGTACATAAAGGAAACGCAGCGCGGTACCACTACCAATACAAATGGTTTCTATTCACTGAAAACCCCTTCAGGAGATTTCACCCTCGTTGTTTCCTATCTGGGTTACACCAATTACGAGCAAAAACTAGCCTTTGAAGAGGAGAGGCGCTTGCGCATCAACGTGGCATTAGAAACGGTTACGCTTGATGAGGTAGTTATTACTGGCGATCTGGATCGAAATACGAGCAGCGTTCAAATGAGCGAGATTGAGCTGGAAGTTCAACAAATCAAGCAGATTCCGGCTTTTTTGGGAGAAGTTGACGTACTGAAAACCATTCAATTACTGCCCGGTGTGCAGTCGGCCGGTGAAGGCAACACAGGTTTTTACGTGCGAGGGGGTGGCCCGGACCAAAACCTCATTCTGTTGGACGATGCCGTGGTTTACAATGCCTCTCACCTCTTTGGTTTCTTTTCGGTATTTAACGCCGACGCCATCAAGAATGTAAATCTTATTAAAGGTGGTATGCCTGCTGAATACGGTGGCCGACTGGCTTCAGTGCTCGATATTACCATGAACGAAGGAAACAACCAAACCTTTGGTGGAGAGGGAGGTATCGGTCTTATCGCCTCCCGTCTCACCCTGGAAGGCCCGGTACAAAAAGGAAAAAGCTCCTTTCTGGTGAGTGGCCGACGAACCTATATTGACGTACTTGCGCAGCCTTTCATCCCCAAAGAATCAGCATTCAACGGCTCGGGATATTACTTCTACGACCTGAATGCGAAAATCAACTACCGTTTCAGCGATAAAGACCAACTTTCGTTTTCAGGTTATTTCGGACGCGATGTATTTACCTTCAACAGCAACGCTGCCGATGTACTCTTCAACATCAATTGGGGAAACGGTACCGCTGCCGCGCGCTGGACGCACCTTTTTAAGGACAACCTCTTCATGAAAACGGTGCTTACCCACACCCGCTACGATTTTAACTTTGGCGGTGAACAGGGCGACTTCAACATCAACCTCTTCTCCTCTATCCGGGATTACACCTTTAAGAACCACTTTACGTGGTACCCCGATATCCGGCACAAAGTGAAGTTTGGCGTGGAGTATACTTTCCACCACTTCACGCCCAACAACGCCACAGCCACACAAGGAGCCACCATTTTTGACCTCGGCGAAGAGCAGCGCTTTTATGCACACGAAGCTGCCATTTTTGTGCAAGACGAATGGGATATCACCGACGATCTGGCCATCAATGCCGGTTTGCGCGTGTCGGGATTTCAGCACACAGGACCTTTTACCCGGTACATTGTGAATGAGTTGGGGCAAAACGTGGATACCATCAGCTACGGGCGAGGGGCGAATATCCGCACCTACGGCGGACTGGAACCTCGGATTTCGGTGCGCTACAAACTCAATGGAAAGTCATCGGTTAAAGCAGCCTTCACCCAAAATTACCAGTACGTGCATTTGGTGTCTATTTCGCCGGTGTCGCTGCCCACAGATGTGTGGTTGCCTACCACCTCGATAGTAGAACCACAGTTTGGCCGGCAGTATAACATTGGTTATTTCAGAAACTTTGCCGCTAATAAGTACGAGGCATCGGTTGAGGTGTATTACAAAACCATGGACAACCTCGTTGAATACAAGGAGGGTGTTACTCCTGACCAGGGCGTGGGCAACAATGAGGACAACCTGCTGACCTTTGGCGATGGCCGCTCCTACGGTATTGAGTTCTTCTTCAAAAAACGATTTGGCAAAACCAATGGATGGGTGGGCTATACCCTGAGTAACACCGATCGTGTGTTCGAAGATATTAACAACGGCGAACGTTTTCCGGCACGCTTCGATCGCCGTCACGACCTTTCGCTGGTGGTGCTGCACGAGTTTAACAAGCGCTGGAACATGGGTCTCACCTTTGTGTATGCCACCGGTAACGCCATTACGCTGCCCGTAGGTCGCTACTTTCTGGAAAACCAGATTGTGAGTATTTACGGTCCGCGAAACGACGTGCGCATGGCCAGTTTTCATCGGTTGGATTTGAGCGCCACCTACAACTTCAAAAAAGACAAAACCTACACCGACCCCGAAACCGGCGAGGAGAAACAGAGGCCCAAACGCATTCAGAGCAGTCTTACCCTTGCTATCTACAACGTATACAGCAGGTTGAACCCGTACTTCTACTACTTTGACAGTTCGGGCACCTTTTCAGACGGAACTTTTGGTTTAAACGCCAAGCAGGTGTCGCTCTTCCCAATTTTGCCATCTCTCACATGGAACTTCAAATTCTGA